The genome window TCGGCGAACGGTATTTTTGGAAACGTTGAATTGTTCGCATAAATCATCGAGGCTAATACTGCCTTTTTCGTGAATTAAATTCTCAATCGCTTGAATGCGTTGTACTTTCATTTTAAATTCATCCTTTGGCAAAATTATTTTAATTACACTATTTATAACACATGCTCAAAAGGTAATCAACTATGATTTTTTATGGTGAAGTTAGTGACAAAAATTAAATTGACTCTTCAATTTTATTGGCTTAATATGGGGGTATAAATCGATTGATGGTTAACTTATGAGTAATTTTAAGTGGAGGGATTATTTATGGCAGATGTACGGAAATTAAAGAATTATATTAACGGTGAGTGGGTCGAGAGTAAGACGGATAAATACGAAGATGTCATCAACCCAGCGACGGGTGAAGTGCTGTGCCAAGTGCCGATATCGACACGCGCAGAATTAGATCAGGCCGCTGTCATTGCAGAACAAGCTTTTGAAAAATGGAGCCAAGTTGCTGTGCCAAGACGCGCGCGAGTATTATTCGGATTCCAACAGTTACTCATTCAACATAAAGAAGAACTAGCAAGATTAATTACACTTGAAAATGGTAAAAATTTATCCGAAGCACGCGGTGAAGTGCAACGCGGAATAGAAAATGTCGAATTCGCAGCCGGAGCACCAACGCTGATGATGGGTGATTCGCTTGCTTCGATTGCAACGGACGTGGAAGCGGCTAATTATCGCTATCCGGTCGGAGTTGTTGGTGGAATTGCGCCATTTAACTTTCCGATGATGGTTCCTTGTTGGATGTTCCCAATGGCCATCGCGCTTGGTAACTCGTTTATTTTAAAACCATCTGAAAGAACGCCGCTTTTGATGGAGAAATTGGTGGAATTATTTTCTGAAGCGGGTCTTCCAAAAGGTGTATTCAATGTAGTGTACGGTGCGCATGATGTGGTTAATGGGATTTTAGAAAACGAAATAATTAAAGCGGTTTCTTTTGTTGGTTCTAAGCCAGTTGGCGAATATGTATACAAAACTGGGAGCGCGAATTTGAAACGTGTGCAGGCTTTGACGGGCGCGAAAAACCATACAATTGTGCTTAATGATGCGGATTTAGAAGATACAGTCACGAATGTTATTTCAGCGGCATTTGGGTCAGCTGGCGAACGTTGCATGGCGTGCGCGGTTGTCACTGTGGAAGAAGGAATCGCAGACGAGTTTTTAGAGGCACTTCGGACAGCGGCACAAAATGTGAAAATTGGAAACGGGCTAGACGATGGTGTTTTCCTAGGTCCGGTAATTCGCGAAGAAAATCAAAAACGCACGATTGCTTATATTGAAAAAGGCATAGAAGAAGGCGCGAAATTAACGGTAGATGGCCGGGAGACTGGACTTTCTGAAGGCCATTTTGTTGGACCGACAATTTTGGAAGACGTTACGACGGATATGACAATTTGGAAAGACGAGATTTTCGCACCAGTTTTATCCGTGATTCGTGTGAAAAATCTCCAAGAAGCAGTTCGGGTGGCGAATCAATCTGAATTTGCGAATGGCGCTTGTATTTTCACAAATAATGCCAAAGCAATTCGCTACTTTAGAGAAAAAATTGATGCTGGAATGCTTGGTGTGAATTTGGGCGTACCTGCTCCAATGGCGTTTTTCCCGTTTTCTGGTTGGAAATCATCCTTTTATGGAACGCTTCATGCAAACGGCAAAGACAGCGTAGATTTTTACACACATAAAAAAGTAGTTACTGCGAGATATTCATTAAAAGGTTACGAAGAATAGGAGGGCGCGAACATGGGCAAACTGTTACGAAAACCATTAAATGAAAGAATAGCGCCTGGCGTTACGCTTGTTCAAGATATTAACCAAGGAAACTCGCCGCTAAGTTACGTTGGATTTCGGTTGATTGAATTGGAAAAAGATGCCGTTTATCAAGAAACGTTGGATGGGCTTGAATGTTGTATTGTCGCGCTTACTGGGAAAATTTCGGTGAGTGAGGGTGACCATGTTTTTTCGGAAATCGGCACAAGAGCGAACGTTTTTGAAAAAATTCCGACTGATAGCGTGTTTATTTCCGGTGGGCGG of Listeria monocytogenes contains these proteins:
- the iolA gene encoding methylmalonate-semialdehyde dehydrogenase — encoded protein: MADVRKLKNYINGEWVESKTDKYEDVINPATGEVLCQVPISTRAELDQAAVIAEQAFEKWSQVAVPRRARVLFGFQQLLIQHKEELARLITLENGKNLSEARGEVQRGIENVEFAAGAPTLMMGDSLASIATDVEAANYRYPVGVVGGIAPFNFPMMVPCWMFPMAIALGNSFILKPSERTPLLMEKLVELFSEAGLPKGVFNVVYGAHDVVNGILENEIIKAVSFVGSKPVGEYVYKTGSANLKRVQALTGAKNHTIVLNDADLEDTVTNVISAAFGSAGERCMACAVVTVEEGIADEFLEALRTAAQNVKIGNGLDDGVFLGPVIREENQKRTIAYIEKGIEEGAKLTVDGRETGLSEGHFVGPTILEDVTTDMTIWKDEIFAPVLSVIRVKNLQEAVRVANQSEFANGACIFTNNAKAIRYFREKIDAGMLGVNLGVPAPMAFFPFSGWKSSFYGTLHANGKDSVDFYTHKKVVTARYSLKGYEE